ataatttcttaGAGTATACTTAAATATAAGCCTAATAATTGCCTTTGAAAATTACTATCGTATCACCTTTCCTtccatggaaaaaaaatggtaaaaatagcgcttttcttttgtttttacaatGTTGTTTAAGTGCATCTAGTTATCTCGCTCGCTCTAGCGACTGGCAACACCATCTGTACTAAACAGTAGCCATAATTCTCcatgtttattatattataaaacatATATATGACTTCTTTATGTATACCCTGTTCTATGTacaataacaattttattcttgcTGAAAAGTTCTTTATGATTTCTGTAAATTTTGGAGCcttttgaatttaaatatttggCCTACGCCCCGGGCGGTTGAAATCCATGCTACGCCACTGCGTTTACGTTTAGTTTTCTTACAAATAGAGCTCACACGCATATCTCTGAACCATTACCGGTTAGATATCCGGAGCTCTCAGACGAAATTTAGTCACAGCTCCGATTAGTACATAAATATCAGTGTTACAGTTGTACGTCGCGCGAAAGGTTCAGTGTCAATCAATTCGAATCGgtgattatattttcacagatTTTTCGTGATGAATAAAGTaccagtgaaaaaattttacaatcaaatggAAATTCCCGTTCTTGGACTAGGAACTTGGAAAGTAAGtttagaatttttatacaattataacTATCGCATGTTATCGGTGAACGTTAAAGTACAATCAATCGATTTCCATAAATCCAATTTCTTGTTTCAAGAACCTAGGCTAGATTTGATTTTTGTGTTGTGAATATATGCAATTAGTACTAAATTTGTGAAACCCATCAAATTTTAACCAAACAGGTTAAACCATTCAACGGTTTTGTATAAGGTTTAATCTCACATTTCTACCTCATTATGGGTTTGAAATGTAGTACATTAGGATCCAAGTGCGCGAAATACGTAATTCTCGCACGCGTAACGtgtactatttttcttttttttcttctactcaGCGTGCGAAATTCCTAACTCGTAAGAAACTAGAGTAAAGAGAAACTTTAATAACATTTTACAAATTCACTATTCTCAGTGTATCACATTGCGCATTAATGAGTGTGAATTGGGAATTTCGCACGCTAACAACAGACATGATAAATCAAAGTTTGCTACTGGCTACGAGTGagttaacaaaaaaacaattaacgTAGCAATAACCTATGATGACATAGTATACCTATTATTCTAACAACAGTCCAAACCCGGTGAAGTGACTCAAGCCGTTAAGGATGCAATCGATATCGGGTATCGCCACATCGATGGCGCTTTTATCTACCGCAACGAAGCGGAAGTCGGCGAAGCCGTGCAAGCTAAAATTAAAGAAGGAGTCATCAAACGACAGGACATATTCCTCACGAGCAAACTTTGGAACACTTTCCATAGGCCAGAGGCTGTTGAACCTGCAATAAGGACTACTTTGAAGAATTTGGGTGTTGATTATGTCGATCTGTACTTGATACATTGGCCAATACCTTACAAAGGTTTTAACTCGATCTTCAAATAcctatttaaaaataattttaccatcATATGTGCCGAGAGTCTgtactgaaattatttgattctGCTTTCAAAAGGCAATCTCCATTACTGACGTTTTGTTTCATGCAAGATAAATcgcacatttttttcagaggGCAAGGAACTTCAACCTACCGGCGTCAATGGCGAAATACTGTTCAGCGATTACGACTACGTCGATACTTGGAAAGCCATGGAAAAGTTGTATGAAAAGGGATTAGCAAAGAACATTGGTGTCAGCAATTTTAACGAAGAACAATTGGAGCGCGTGTTAACGGAGGGAAAGATCAAGCCTGTCACGAATCAAGTCGAATGTCATCCGTATTTGACCCAGATAAAATTGTCCGAGTATTGCAAATCAAAGGGCATTATCATAACCGCATATTGCCCGCTAGGATGCCCGGACAGACCGTGGGGAAAACCTGAGGATCCGAAGCTTTTAGATGATCTAAAGATTACAAGCATTGCTAAGAAGTACAAGAAGAGTCCCGCTCAAGTTGTGCTCCGTTATCAGGTGACATACTTGAAAGATTgggattattttattaaagGAATATTACATCGAGTAGGGTCATAAGTCATAATACTGTATAATACTGCCATATCAGAAAGAGTGAAAAACGTGAATTTCGAATCAATTAAATATCAAAGTCATCACGCGCTACTACggagattttcaattttacgctATGAAAATGTTAATCTGACTTAAGGAAATTTCTACGATTAATGAATTACTACTATGCCACAGGTTCAACGTGGGCATATCGTCATCCCAAAGTCAGTGAACAAATCTCGCATCCAAGAGAATTTCAACATCTTTAATTTTGAACTTTCCAAAGAAGACATTGAGCTCATCAACTCGTTCGATTGCGGTGGAAGAATTTGTGCATTGCGAGAgtatgtaattttattttctacgtCGACCAATGATAGCATTAATCATATTTCCCGGATGTCTTTACGGATGTGAGGGgccaatttcccttttttattcaatgcaACAGGTCATGTGAACACAATTTACGATGAATCGTCAAAGGCGCTGTTTTCGCGAATGTTGAGCAGACTTTAATTAATGACTATGTTTTCATAATATATAAAGAGCAAGACCCATAAATCATTCGCTGTTAAATTGATGtgtaatttttcatgaaaCCAGTTAATTATCAATTTGAATGGTATTTTATTACCATATCATAAAACTCATTCAAAACACTTTTATTGCAACTAGTTACTCGAGTCATGTGATTATATTCATAAGTGTCCGGGATCGTCTCATCGTCGTTACttataatttgattttcaggATAGTAAATTTTActaatcgaaatttttaggtgTAACGAGAGCCCATACTACCCGTTCAAGAATTAATATTGGCGATCGAAGTAACCGGTGCTTGAGTTTTAACAATCGCGCCACGTGACAGCCGGCATACAACTAGTAACTCTAATCAGGATCATCTCTGAAGCAAATCCTATTTATTCAGACCTAAATACCCATAGCATGTCAACTAGTAGTAATCATGgtatattgtgaaaaaaatagacgTGTGCCACATTTTAACCATAGACTAAATAAAACGATATcgttacattttatttatatttttctctggAGAGCCAAACAATCGTGAGGACATTCCATTGTATGAAAATTACAATCATGGAGTAGAGTCATTGCTGTCGTTACAACCGCAATCGCAACAGTCGCAAAAGTCTTCGTCACTATCTTCTTCTAGCCAACAGCCGGTTTCTCCTCCACAAGGAGGTTTCGGTAATCCTTCCGGTTGATAACCCCTATCAGCGCTGCACTTTGGGGTTACACTGCAATTACAGGGAACACTGGATTCTCCGCGGGAGCACTTTCCCTTACATGAACACCGGCAACCACCTGGTTCCGACAACGGAAGACACTCCTTACACGGAGTAGGCGATTGGCAAGTGTGGCAGAGAGATCCAGTATCACAGGGCGCCGGTGGACAAGTTGGTAGTGAACAAGGAGTCTGACCACAGTAAACGTACGGACAAGGAGGGTCCGGTCTACGACACGCTGGGGATTCAAGGCACTCTGGTGGCTTGCAAAGTGGTTTATTTTGACAACGGACTGCCACGGGCAGACGGATTGGAGGCTTGCAAGATGGTGGTGCACACGGCGGAGGTGGTGGACACCTAACCGGTTCGCATGATGGCGGTGGTGGACAGGACGGTGGCTTACAACATGACGGGAGTGGACATGGTGACGGTTTACGTGGTACAGGAGAACATGGAGATGGCTTGCACGGCAAAAGACAAGGTGGAGGTGGACAAGGCGGAGGTCCACTTGCTGGTAGCATACAACATGACCTTGGTTTTGAAGTGCTTGGTCTACACGGAGGCTTCTCGTAACATGGGACTGGAGCAGGAGTAGGACAGATGCACCGCTTTAGCTTTCCCTGTGTGAGAGATATTTCATAGATGTAGTTACTCTTTAGGTTCAAGATCTTAGCGAATTTTTCTGTCGGCTTACTTCGGCGTCAGTTGTGAATGCTGCTGCGCCAGACGATGATTCCGATCCCTTTCTGGGAGAACTTGTGGAGTCGGAAACCTTTGAACAGCTAGGAACCATCCAATGTGGCAGCCAGGAACCACTCTGACTTGAACTTTGCTTGCAGTCTTTTTTGGCAATGGAGTTCTTTTTCGAGCCTTTTGATTCCCCGTCCATTCCAAGGCACATTTCCATTTCAATCTGAAATGATGAGTTGCCAATAAAATGTACCCGATAGCAATTGGAGTATTGAGTATGTACTTACTATAGCCTTTTCTTTTTGCATCAGCTTCTTTTTAAGTTGGTGCATGTTATGCTTGTGTGTCTGTAACGCACagttcatttttctctccgtcGATTCGAGCTCCTGGATCCGTTTAAccatttttttaccacccGAGTCCTTCTGGAATTCTCTCGAAGTCAGTAGCTGTTCTATTTGCTGTCGGAACTTGACCTCCTTCTCCTCCAGTTCACGGATACAACACTTCAAATTCACCTCCTCGGATCCAAGCTTTCGAAGTTTCGAAAGACAAACGAGGTCTTCCGAGTGAATGGAATGAAGACTTGGCACAGTAGTTTTTTCTACTTCATGCTCCAGGTCTGTTATTCGTTTAGTCAGATCGTTGTTTGCCGATTCCAAAGAATCCAGTTCCATTCCGCTTTCTTCCAACTCTATTTCCGTGTCGATTATTTTACcctacaaaaaatatttaaaaaaaaataacttttacCTGTTACCTAACAGAAAATATGCACGTGTCGGTTATAGATACAACAGACATTGCCCGAGAGGCTGCCATGAGAATATGATCCGTCAGAAACTAGAGAAACTAATAATTATAGCGCAACTGTGATGAGATGAAGTGGAACAATGTTTGTTTGACACTGAAAATTGTACGACTTTACCAATGGAGTgcggacggtaaaaaaaaatgagcttATGCGTACGTGCAGTTTCTCAGTTTCCGCATTTAACTCAGACACGGTATTCTTTAAATTTTCCAGCAGCTTGTCTGTAGGATCAGGTGTTGGCGAGAATTTAGCCATAATTTCTTTAACCTTGCACAGTGGTGCATCAGCGCATTTTTGTCCCGATACCCACATGTTATAGGCCATCAGAGCAGGAATTGATCTCTCCATGGtggtgattttatttttgagaAACTGCTGACGTTGCACCATGCTGCCGCGACGttcttcaaactttgacaccgcattttcaaaatgttttgCCGGTGGTTCCCTGTTTACTCGCACGTCAGATTTACACCCCGCTGAAAAGTACGTTTCAAATATTACCATATTTCGAACAGTATAAATGTACGTACAATAGATCACAGGACCAAGCTTTCGCTGGAATTTCAGTCTACGTCGATATGGGTTACgaatgttttaatttcatagACGTCAAAAGTCAGGTTAGAGAATCTTTCATGATATGTTGAACAACCATTTCCTTATGTCAGTATTACCCAACCCCTAATGCTAGTAACTCACAACGGCAGTGTAACGTTGCCATGATTGGTTTTTGAAATGTAGTTTTCTTTATCTAATAGAATTTTATCGATTCGctgtttctttaattattagCTCCTACGTTGAATTTTTACATCGTGCATGTTTTTGATTGACATTTTGACCGcgaaatgtttaaaatttcatagCCAACTACGCTGATTGATTTTCTCCGAAACAAAAATGCGCCGTATCAGCTGTTAACCAATCATCACTTGTCATTTCAAACGGTACCCAAAAtagttcattttatttttacgtcccgcgtgaaaaataatcgcaTTACCAAATGCAAATATTTTcggtaatatttataaatgttcATGGATAATTCAGGAAAAATTCTATAGGAATTTAAATGCAGAAactaaattgtaaaaatatctaaaatcTGGAGCCGAAAGGAACGAAGAATGATTTTACTTGCCAAATCAATTGCGAGTGAGACGTGAAGTTCTTCTATATTCGTGAAAATGACGCAATGTATCTTTTGCTACTAGTATATCAATCCTGTTTAAACAGGAAATCAAATAATCCGGTGATGGTAACACCTAGGGATGGGGGTGGTGACGAGGACAAGATATCATTAACTACTGCAGCAAGTACCACGCCACAGGAAAGCATTGAAAGTGCCCAAACGGGTATTCCAGGCATCGATGCTTACAGTAAATTAGAAGACAGGCCATGTCACAAGGTTGCAGGTAGAAGGCCTTTCAGTTATCGCAAACGAAAACCTTTGGAACGAAACGGGCTTTTCGCAGCCCCCCCTGGCGTGAGCCCCCATCACATGTCTTCTTCGAGTAGCCGTAGAAATACAGGTTGTAATGACATTTGTTAATTCACTGAAATACGTTA
This genomic stretch from Neodiprion pinetum isolate iyNeoPine1 chromosome 6, iyNeoPine1.2, whole genome shotgun sequence harbors:
- the LOC124222362 gene encoding aldo-keto reductase family 1 member B1-like isoform X1, yielding MQITKDYKDSATWYAEVHVLEKSKKSSDSSSLRIGEASGVIFWWRFFVMNKVPVKKFYNQMEIPVLGLGTWKSKPGEVTQAVKDAIDIGYRHIDGAFIYRNEAEVGEAVQAKIKEGVIKRQDIFLTSKLWNTFHRPEAVEPAIRTTLKNLGVDYVDLYLIHWPIPYKEGKELQPTGVNGEILFSDYDYVDTWKAMEKLYEKGLAKNIGVSNFNEEQLERVLTEGKIKPVTNQVECHPYLTQIKLSEYCKSKGIIITAYCPLGCPDRPWGKPEDPKLLDDLKITSIAKKYKKSPAQVVLRYQVQRGHIVIPKSVNKSRIQENFNIFNFELSKEDIELINSFDCGGRICALRECNESPYYPFKN
- the LOC124222362 gene encoding aldo-keto reductase family 1 member B1-like isoform X2, with amino-acid sequence MNKVPVKKFYNQMEIPVLGLGTWKSKPGEVTQAVKDAIDIGYRHIDGAFIYRNEAEVGEAVQAKIKEGVIKRQDIFLTSKLWNTFHRPEAVEPAIRTTLKNLGVDYVDLYLIHWPIPYKEGKELQPTGVNGEILFSDYDYVDTWKAMEKLYEKGLAKNIGVSNFNEEQLERVLTEGKIKPVTNQVECHPYLTQIKLSEYCKSKGIIITAYCPLGCPDRPWGKPEDPKLLDDLKITSIAKKYKKSPAQVVLRYQVQRGHIVIPKSVNKSRIQENFNIFNFELSKEDIELINSFDCGGRICALRECNESPYYPFKN
- the LOC124222362 gene encoding aldo-keto reductase family 1 member B1-like isoform X4; its protein translation is MTQAVKDAIDIGYRHIDGAFIYRNEAEVGEAVQAKIKEGVIKRQDIFLTSKLWNTFHRPEAVEPAIRTTLKNLGVDYVDLYLIHWPIPYKEGKELQPTGVNGEILFSDYDYVDTWKAMEKLYEKGLAKNIGVSNFNEEQLERVLTEGKIKPVTNQVECHPYLTQIKLSEYCKSKGIIITAYCPLGCPDRPWGKPEDPKLLDDLKITSIAKKYKKSPAQVVLRYQVQRGHIVIPKSVNKSRIQENFNIFNFELSKEDIELINSFDCGGRICALRECNESPYYPFKN
- the LOC124222362 gene encoding aldo-keto reductase family 1 member B1-like isoform X3; translated protein: MSVNWEFRTLTTDMINQSLLLATMTQAVKDAIDIGYRHIDGAFIYRNEAEVGEAVQAKIKEGVIKRQDIFLTSKLWNTFHRPEAVEPAIRTTLKNLGVDYVDLYLIHWPIPYKEGKELQPTGVNGEILFSDYDYVDTWKAMEKLYEKGLAKNIGVSNFNEEQLERVLTEGKIKPVTNQVECHPYLTQIKLSEYCKSKGIIITAYCPLGCPDRPWGKPEDPKLLDDLKITSIAKKYKKSPAQVVLRYQVQRGHIVIPKSVNKSRIQENFNIFNFELSKEDIELINSFDCGGRICALRECNESPYYPFKN
- the LOC138191190 gene encoding uncharacterized protein, whose amino-acid sequence is MATLHCRSGCKSDVRVNREPPAKHFENAVSKFEERRGSMVQRQQFLKNKITTMERSIPALMAYNMWVSGQKCADAPLCKVKEIMAKFSPTPDPTDKLLENLKNTVSELNAETEKLHGKIIDTEIELEESGMELDSLESANNDLTKRITDLEHEVEKTTVPSLHSIHSEDLVCLSKLRKLGSEEVNLKCCIRELEEKEVKFRQQIEQLLTSREFQKDSGGKKMVKRIQELESTERKMNCALQTHKHNMHQLKKKLMQKEKAIIEMEMCLGMDGESKGSKKNSIAKKDCKQSSSQSGSWLPHWMVPSCSKVSDSTSSPRKGSESSSGAAAFTTDAEGKLKRCICPTPAPVPCYEKPPCRPSTSKPRSCCMLPASGPPPCPPPPCLLPCKPSPCSPVPRKPSPCPLPSCCKPPSCPPPPSCEPVRCPPPPPCAPPSCKPPIRLPVAVRCQNKPLCKPPECLESPACRRPDPPCPYVYCGQTPCSLPTCPPAPCDTGSLCHTCQSPTPCKECLPLSEPGGCRCSCKGKCSRGESSVPCNCSVTPKCSADRGYQPEGLPKPPCGGETGCWLEEDSDEDFCDCCDCGCNDSNDSTP